From Triticum aestivum cultivar Chinese Spring chromosome 4A, IWGSC CS RefSeq v2.1, whole genome shotgun sequence, a single genomic window includes:
- the LOC123086305 gene encoding uncharacterized protein — protein sequence MADSPELARARDVLSVSADEHARVDALSSAASASLSQSTTHLSPSFFEGFALRGIRVLRLHPGFIHCSYTVPPSLTDSTTGCLAAGAVVALVDEIGSAASISEGQNLKVSVDMSVAFPDLSQARPGDRLSITARALGHKGAYSGTHVLFTNAGTGNVVAEGRHSLFGNMKKSPPPKPAATTHRSNL from the exons ATGGCCGACTCCCCCGAGTTAGCTCGTGCTCGGGACGTCCTGAGCGTCAGCGCCGACGAGCACGCGCGGGTGGACGCGCTCTCCTCCGCCGCATCCGCATCCCTATCACAGTCCACTACTCATCTGTCGCCGAGCTTCTTCGAGGGATTCGCGCTGCGCGGGATCCGCGTCCTCCGCCTCCACCCGGGCTTCATCCACTGCTCCTACACCGTCCCCCCGAGCCTCACC GACTCCACCACCGgctgcctcgccgccggcgccgtcgTGGCCCTGGTCGACGAGATCGGCTCCGCCGCCTCCATCTCCGAGGGCCAAAACCTCAAGGTCTCCGTCGACATGTCCGTCGCCTTCCCGGATCTCTCCCAGGCCCGCCCGGGGGACCGGCTGAGCATAACGGCAAGGGCACTCGGACACAAGGGCGCCTACTCCGGCACACACGTGCTCTTCACCAACGCCGGCACCGGCAACGTCGTCGCCGAGGGCAGGCACTCCCTCTTCGGTAACATGAAGAAGTCGCCACCACCCAAGCCAGCGGCCACTACTCACAGGAGCAACTTGTGA